In Mercurialis annua linkage group LG6, ddMerAnnu1.2, whole genome shotgun sequence, the following are encoded in one genomic region:
- the LOC126687983 gene encoding uncharacterized protein LOC126687983: MHQTKPISLNTMTLLFAITLFLISSATSAAADNSNLTVYEALQEYNFPIGLLPKGVNSYELDSSTGKFSINLNETCSFKIDTYDLKYATKINGVIEKNKLSGLSGIQVKVLFVWLNIVEVSRVGDEVHFSVGIASADFSIGNFVECPACGCGFNCRDLNSREIEIDRLISSS; this comes from the coding sequence ATGCACCAAACCAAACCCATTTCACTCAACACCATGACTCTCCTCTTCGCCATCACCCTCTTCCTCATCTCCTCCGCCACCTCCGCCGCCGCAGACAACAGCAATTTAACAGTCTACGAAGCACTTCAAGAATACAACTTCCCAATCGGGCTCCTCCCAAAAGGAGTGAACAGCTACGAATTAGACTCTTCAACAGGTAAATTCTCAATTAATCTGAATGAAACTTGCAGTTTCAAGATTGACACTTATGATCTCAAGTACGCCACTAAAATAAATGGGGTTATTGAGAAGAATAAGCTGTCGGGCTTGAGCGGTATTCAGGTGAAGGTtttgtttgtttggcttaatatTGTTGAAGTTAGTCGCGTCGGTGACGAGGTTCATTTCTCAGTTGGGATCGCATCTGCTGATTTTTCTATTGGGAATTTTGTGGAGTGTCCTGCTTGTGGATGTGGGTTTAATTGCCGTGATCTGAATTCAAGAGAGATTGAGATTGATAGGcttatttcttcttcttga